In Sandaracinaceae bacterium, the DNA window GCGCCCCGGCAGCGCCCGAGCCGTCCCCGCGCTCCTCGAAGCCGTCGCCCTCTGGGAGGGCGTGCCGGTGCGCGCTGCGCTCGTTGTGGACGATTCGTGCTCGCGTGGCTCGACGAGCCTCTACCGAGACAGCTTCGCAGTGTTCGGGGACGAGACCCCCCTGTATCGACTGGAGTGGATTCCGCGCGCCGGAGCTCGTCGCCGCCGTGACGGTCTCGGCGGAATGGGCAGCTTCGGCGATCTCGAGCGACTGCTCGCGCGGTCCGTCGCCCGATGAAACGGGTTTCGGACGAGCGCAAGGCCGAGGTCTTGCGGCTGCGGTACGTCGATGGACTGTCGACGAGGGGGATCGCGAAGAGACTCTCGATGGCCCGTCGCACAGTCCGGAGCCTGCTCGGCGAGGACCCGGTACCGCGGACGATCTCGTCGGCGCCGCGGCCCTCCATCCTCGATCACTTCGACGACCAGATTCGGCAGATCCTCGCAGAGACGCCCGAGATGCGTGCCCCATCGATGCTCGAGCGGCTTCGGCAGCAGGGCTACACCGGCGGCATCTCGGTGCTGCGCGAGCGGATGCGACGACTGCGTCCGCAGCCGCTCGGCGACGTCTTTTCGACTTTCGTCGTCCCGCCGGGCAAGCGGCTCGAGGTCGATTGGGCACACCTCGGCTTCGCTCTGCCGGGCGTGCCGCGCCGAGTGTCCGCCTTCGTCGCCGTGCTGCCGTACTCGCGGATGCTCTACCTCGACTTCGCGCTGTCGCAGCAGATGGGCTCGTTTCTCCGGTGCCTCGACCGCGCGCTGTCCTTCTTCGGCGGCCGCACCGAAGTCGAGGTCTTCGACAACATGAAGACGGTGGTGATCGGACGGGTCGGTGGCAGACCTATCTTCCACGAGCGCTTCGTCGAGTACGCCCGCGTGCGCGGCTTCGCGATTCATGCGACCTGGCCGCGCCGACCCACGGAGAAGCCCTTCGTCGAGCGCGGAATCGGCTTCGTCCGGTCGCGCTTCTTGCCCGGACGCCGCTTCGCCGACTTCGCCGACCTCTGTGGCCAGGCCAGCGCGTGGCGCGACACCTTCGCCAATGCTCGCGAGCACGAGACCACCGGTCGCGTCCCGGCGCTCGTCTTCGAACACGAGGAGCGCGCCACGCTCGCGCCGCTTCGCCACGAGTACTTCG includes these proteins:
- the istA gene encoding IS21 family transposase; its protein translation is MKRVSDERKAEVLRLRYVDGLSTRGIAKRLSMARRTVRSLLGEDPVPRTISSAPRPSILDHFDDQIRQILAETPEMRAPSMLERLRQQGYTGGISVLRERMRRLRPQPLGDVFSTFVVPPGKRLEVDWAHLGFALPGVPRRVSAFVAVLPYSRMLYLDFALSQQMGSFLRCLDRALSFFGGRTEVEVFDNMKTVVIGRVGGRPIFHERFVEYARVRGFAIHATWPRRPTEKPFVERGIGFVRSRFLPGRRFADFADLCGQASAWRDTFANAREHETTGRVPALVFEHEERATLAPLRHEYFDADDLATTGVDRRHRIHFDRNDYTVPWRFVGQTVLVRGDDKNVRVLLGPKEISRQPRSWSVRELVSDPSHEDGMREHRAGRRAASMLPPALAALGDIGARYFATLAAGRRSIRNEQTRLVLLVELFGASATASAIDEVMRTGHVGADYVEYVMRHKRRLVPSPAPLRLGKPELDDIHVTEPDLAAYDDIYAHPTRDPGEAPTEVDV